One window of Diabrotica undecimpunctata isolate CICGRU chromosome 8, icDiaUnde3, whole genome shotgun sequence genomic DNA carries:
- the LOC140447704 gene encoding uncharacterized protein gives MAVPKPPNVIVQFFFGRISKPIFSCFYSCLKFDLLAGKKMPKTSKKHKQWDPDRMIRAIRAVRGKEMGYLKASKLFAVPKSTLEDYVKQENKTPEQLVAVKIGRRPVLSAEMEADLVSYCLEMDRRFYGIGTADIKRHAYQIALRNGLRHPFAHAESAGKKWLRGFMRRNAVLSLRKPQGISKARIKGFTPENVSRFYDLLETSMEKVNFNPARVYNVDESGITTVQSKNTRVITLKGKKQVGSVTATERGALVTVVFCMNAAGGFVPPLFVFPRKNMKVELLHGSPPGSIAACHPSGWIQQHIFSQWLQHFVAHVKPSREDPVLLILDGHYSHTRNIDVIEAGRANFVTILCIPPHSSHKLQPLDLSFMSPFKTYYSQQIEMWLRQNPGRTINSYQICKLMCPAYLKSATAEISANGFRKSGIYPFNKNNFSDHDFIMERQRERTPPPINQNHGEVLPTRGQSRPEPQSIIERTPPKHNLTNKSSNGNATETTATMIRAEDISPLPSCSYTSQTNKQKNPRKGSSWIITSTPYKDELERSIAEQERKKSLKEKKPKISNELNQVNRKKTPRQKKQKKKIESSSSDTSHPGDDLILDDDSDMDVDDEDGDTECMFCDSLYSEDTHGEKWIRCIKCFKWCHEMCANADKKKTYICDFCQDV, from the exons ATGGCAGTGCCGAAACCACCAAACGTTATTGTGCAGTTTTTTTTCGGTCGTATTTCAAAGCCTATTTTTTCGTGTTTTTATTCCTGTTTGAAGTTTGATCTTTTGGCAGGG aagaaaatgccaaaaacaagtaaaaaacataaacaatGGGATCCAGACCGAATGATACGTGCTATCCGTGCCGTCAGGGGAAAGGAAATGGGGTATCTTAAAGCCTCGAAGTTATTTGCTGTTCCGAAATCAACTCTGGAAGATTATGTTAAGCAAGAAAATAAAACTCCGGAGCAGTTGGTTGCTGTTAAAATTGGAAGAAGACCAGTACTTTCTGCAGAAATGGAAGCAGATTTAGTCTCGTATTGCCTAGAAATGGACCGGCGATTTTACGGAATTGGGACCGCTGATATCAAGAGACATGCATATCAAATAGCTTTACGAAATGGTCTTCGTCATCCATTTGCCCATGCCGAATCTGCCGGTAAAAAATGGTTAAGGGGATTTATGAGGCGAAACGCAGTTTTGTCCCTTAGAAAACCACAAGGAATCTCGAAAGCCCGAATTAAGGGATTTACCCCAGAAAATGTCAGCAGATTCTATGATCTTTTAGAAACGTCAATGGAAAAAGTTAACTTCAACCCCGCAAGAGTTTATAACGTTGATGAAAGCGGCATAACAACGGTTCAGTCCAAGAATACTCGTGTTAtaacattaaaaggaaaaaaacaggTTGGATCTGTTACCGCGACTGAAAGAGGCGCATTAGTTACTGTTGTATTTTGTATGAATGCTGCTGGTGGGTTTGTCCCTCCATTATTCGTGTTTCCAAGAAAGAACATGAAAGTGGAATTATTACATGGATCGCCGCCTGGCTCTATTGCAGCTTGCCATCCATCAGGTTGGATTCAACAGCACATTTTTTCCCAATGGCTACAGCATTTCGTAGCCCACGTGAAACCATCCCGTGAAGACCCAGTGCTGCTTATTCTTGATGGTCACTACAGCCACACAAGAAATATAGATGTGATAGAAGCAGGACGTGcaaatttcgttacaattttgtGTATCCCGCCGCACAGTTCACACAAACTACAACCTCTAGATTTGTCTTTTATGTCACcatttaaaacatattattcGCAACAAATTGAGATGTGGTTAAGGCAAAATCCTGGACGCACCATAAACTCGTATCAAATTTGTAAGCTTATGTGCCCGGCATATTTGAAAAGTGCTACTGCAGAAATTTCCGCGAATGGTTTTCGCAAATCTGGAATAtatccttttaataaaaataacttttctgATCACGATTTTATAATGGAGAGACAAAGAGAAAGAACACCACCACCCATAAATCAAAATCATGGGGAAGTATTACCAAcaagaggtcagtcaagaccagaaCCACAAAGCATTATCGAAAGAACACCTCCAAAAcataacttaacaaataaatCATCCAATGGAAATGCAACTGAAACTACGGCAACTATGATAAGAGCTGAGGATATTAGTCCACTGCCTTCTTGCAGTTATacctcacaaacaaacaaacaaaaaaatcctcGAAAAGGTTCTAGTTGGATAATAACTAGTACACCTTATAAAGATGAACTTGAACGAAGTATAGCcgaacaagaaagaaaaaagtctttgaaagaaaagaaaccaaaaataAGCAACGAATTAAATCAAGTCAACAGAAAAAAAACTCCAcgccaaaaaaagcaaaagaaaaaaattgaatcgagtaGTAGTGACACTTCACATCCTGGTGATGACCTTATTTTGGATGATGATTCTGATATGGATGTAGACGATGAAGATGGAGACACAGAATGTATGTTTTGTGACAGTTTATATTCCGAAGATACACACGGTGAGAAGTGGATAAGGTGTATAAAGTGCTTCAAGTGGTGTCATGAGATGTGCGCCAATGCTGATAAGAAGAAAACCTATATTTGCGACTTTTGTCAAGATGTGTAA